A window of the Streptomyces formicae genome harbors these coding sequences:
- a CDS encoding oxygenase MpaB family protein has product MDPDRDPGLFGPGSVTWQMHGDPMMWIAGVRALYLQALHPRAVRGVLTNSAAFNRQRGRKDAWGRLMRTADFVGTLTYGTTGAAERAGARVRKIHRMLGVDDPELLLWVHCAETDSYLSVARRSGFPLSDAQADRYIAEHRESARLVGLDPDRVPATAAELAGYFTAVRPGLAAGDDARTVDDFLRRPPIHPLLVPARELLWRRVAALAYNALPPYAHELYGRPAPPPERVTRQLAATGKVLRCIPARLRWQLPPGHILRAMERLGPGSRPAPYKLRSQAAILDGGPGRAQQTDGGDSTRWRTPG; this is encoded by the coding sequence ATGGACCCCGACCGCGACCCCGGGCTCTTCGGCCCCGGGTCGGTCACCTGGCAGATGCACGGCGACCCCATGATGTGGATCGCCGGCGTCCGCGCGCTCTACCTCCAGGCGCTGCACCCCAGGGCCGTCCGCGGCGTCCTGACCAACTCCGCTGCGTTCAACAGGCAGAGGGGCCGCAAGGACGCCTGGGGCCGCCTCATGCGCACGGCTGACTTCGTCGGCACGCTCACCTACGGCACCACCGGCGCCGCCGAACGCGCGGGCGCCCGCGTCCGCAAGATCCACCGGATGCTGGGCGTCGACGACCCCGAGCTGCTGCTGTGGGTGCACTGCGCCGAGACCGACTCGTACCTGAGCGTCGCACGCCGCTCCGGCTTCCCCCTCAGCGACGCCCAGGCCGACCGCTACATCGCCGAACACCGCGAGAGCGCCCGGCTCGTCGGCCTCGACCCGGACCGTGTGCCGGCCACCGCCGCCGAGCTCGCCGGCTACTTCACCGCCGTACGGCCCGGGCTCGCCGCCGGGGACGACGCGCGCACCGTCGACGACTTCCTGCGCCGGCCGCCGATCCACCCCCTGCTCGTACCGGCGCGTGAACTGCTCTGGCGGCGCGTGGCGGCGCTCGCGTACAACGCGCTGCCCCCGTACGCCCATGAGCTGTACGGTCGCCCCGCGCCCCCGCCCGAGCGGGTCACCCGCCAACTCGCCGCCACCGGCAAGGTGTTGCGCTGCATCCCCGCCCGGCTGCGCTGGCAGCTCCCACCGGGTCACATCCTGAGGGCGATGGAGCGACTCGGGCCCGGCAGCAGGCCCGCACCGTACAAACTCCGCAGTCAGGCGGCCATACTGGACGGCGGGCCGGGGAGGGCGCAGCAGACCGACGGGGGCGACAGCACGCGATGGCGGACACCAGGCTGA
- a CDS encoding acyl-CoA dehydrogenase family protein — MHLEYTPEQQQLRAELRAYFDGLVPDNAYARYADPAAQKRFYRETIRRLGADGWLGVGWPEEYGGRGLSPMEQFIFFDEAAQAGVPLPLMALNTVGPTIMQYGTEEQKAYFLPRILSGEIDFAIGYSEPDAGTDLAALKTRAVRHGDEATGHYTVDGQKIWTTNGDTADWVWLAVRTDPDAPPHKGITMLLVPTSEPGYSCTVINTLASHDTTASYYENIRVPVTRRVGEENKGWRLITNQLNHERVTLAAHGTMAIRALHDVQRWAAGTKLADGRRVIDLGWVRGRLARTHARLDAMKLLNWQMVGAVQDGSLTPQDASAVKVYGSEARRDAYAWLMEIVGAAGALKEGSAGAVLHGELERGYRSAVIFTFGGGNNEIQREIISWIGLGMPRVRR; from the coding sequence GTGCACCTCGAATACACGCCTGAGCAGCAGCAGTTGCGCGCCGAGCTGCGTGCGTACTTCGACGGGCTCGTCCCCGACAACGCGTACGCCCGCTACGCGGACCCCGCCGCCCAGAAGCGCTTCTACCGCGAGACCATCCGCCGTCTCGGGGCCGACGGCTGGCTCGGCGTCGGCTGGCCCGAGGAGTACGGCGGCCGCGGGCTGAGCCCGATGGAGCAGTTCATCTTCTTCGACGAGGCGGCCCAGGCGGGCGTACCGCTGCCCCTGATGGCGCTCAACACCGTCGGCCCGACGATCATGCAGTACGGCACCGAAGAGCAGAAGGCGTACTTCCTGCCCCGGATCCTCTCCGGCGAGATCGACTTCGCCATCGGTTACAGCGAGCCCGACGCCGGCACCGACCTCGCCGCGCTGAAGACCCGCGCCGTGCGCCACGGCGACGAGGCCACCGGCCACTACACGGTCGACGGGCAGAAGATCTGGACCACCAACGGCGACACCGCCGACTGGGTGTGGCTCGCCGTCCGCACCGACCCGGACGCCCCGCCGCACAAGGGCATCACCATGCTGCTCGTCCCGACCTCCGAACCGGGCTACTCCTGCACCGTCATCAACACCCTCGCCTCCCACGACACCACCGCCAGCTACTACGAGAACATCCGCGTCCCCGTCACCCGCCGCGTCGGCGAGGAGAACAAGGGCTGGCGGCTGATCACCAACCAGCTCAACCACGAGCGGGTCACCCTCGCCGCCCACGGCACCATGGCCATCCGCGCCCTCCACGACGTCCAGCGCTGGGCGGCCGGCACCAAGCTCGCCGACGGGCGCCGCGTCATCGACCTCGGCTGGGTCCGCGGCCGGCTCGCCCGCACCCACGCCAGGCTCGATGCGATGAAGCTGCTCAACTGGCAGATGGTGGGCGCCGTCCAGGACGGGAGCCTCACCCCGCAGGACGCCTCCGCCGTCAAGGTGTACGGCTCCGAGGCGCGCCGCGACGCCTACGCCTGGCTGATGGAGATCGTCGGCGCCGCGGGCGCGCTCAAGGAGGGCTCGGCGGGCGCCGTCCTCCACGGCGAGCTGGAGCGCGGCTACCGCTCCGCCGTGATCTTCACCTTCGGCGGCGGCAACAACGAGATCCAGCGCGAGATCATCTCCTGGATCGGACTCGGCATGCCCCGCGTACGGCGTTAA
- a CDS encoding universal stress protein — MDKQDAVPRVVVGVDGSPSSHAALRWAVSHAQLIGATVDAVGAYELPGAHGWSAPVVDPTFDAEVAREGLTEEIRKVLGDSGASQVRTHLLRGNPVEVLLDASEGAELLVVGSRGRGGFARALLGSVSQQCALHATCPVVIVRPDVGVS, encoded by the coding sequence ATGGACAAGCAGGATGCGGTTCCGCGCGTCGTGGTGGGCGTCGACGGTTCACCCTCGTCGCACGCGGCGCTGCGGTGGGCGGTCAGCCACGCACAGCTCATCGGCGCGACGGTGGACGCCGTGGGCGCCTACGAGCTGCCGGGGGCCCACGGGTGGTCGGCGCCCGTCGTGGACCCCACCTTCGACGCGGAGGTCGCCCGGGAGGGCCTCACCGAGGAGATCCGCAAGGTGCTGGGCGACTCGGGCGCGTCCCAGGTCCGGACTCATCTGCTCCGCGGCAACCCCGTCGAGGTACTCCTCGACGCGTCCGAAGGAGCGGAGCTCCTGGTCGTGGGCAGCCGCGGCCGCGGCGGCTTCGCCCGCGCGCTGCTCGGCTCGGTGAGCCAGCAGTGCGCGCTCCACGCCACGTGCCCGGTGGTGATCGTCAGGCCTGACGTCGGGGTCTCGTAG
- a CDS encoding GMC family oxidoreductase, translated as MGSFVLPGLGGELRRELEGADRLATLGAMIADRPSGRVLGRDRTLIRYDLDRRDAGRLMRAVHAMGELLFAAGADEVLTGVPTAPRARTLAELDAVLARVGARQLHLSAYHPTGTVAAGADPGRFPADATGRLRGVQGVLISDASVLPGCPEVNPQLSIMAAALAVVEAQLER; from the coding sequence ATGGGCTCCTTCGTCCTGCCCGGCCTGGGCGGCGAACTGCGGCGGGAACTGGAGGGCGCCGACCGGCTCGCCACTCTCGGCGCGATGATCGCCGACCGCCCGTCGGGCCGTGTCCTGGGCCGCGACCGCACCCTGATCCGCTACGACCTGGACCGCCGCGACGCGGGCAGGCTGATGCGTGCCGTGCACGCCATGGGCGAACTGCTGTTCGCCGCCGGTGCGGACGAGGTGCTCACCGGTGTCCCCACCGCGCCGCGCGCCCGCACCCTCGCGGAGCTCGACGCCGTCCTCGCCCGCGTGGGCGCGCGGCAGCTGCACCTCTCCGCCTACCACCCCACCGGCACGGTCGCGGCCGGCGCCGACCCGGGACGCTTCCCGGCCGACGCCACCGGCCGGCTCCGCGGCGTGCAGGGCGTGCTGATCTCGGACGCCTCGGTGCTGCCGGGCTGCCCCGAGGTCAATCCGCAGCTGAGCATCATGGCGGCGGCCCTGGCGGTGGTCGAGGCCCAACTGGAGCGCTGA
- a CDS encoding chemotaxis protein translates to MYPSLTSDVLAQLRRQRRYPAVSVLMPTHRRDPDKAQDPVRLRNLMTEAKERLEADPAVTRDTRIDVTQQLDMAMSEIDLVHAEDGLVIFAAPGEHEVWMVGRSVPERVVLSDTYLTRNLVSAQAVERPFWVLAVSADCVSLWSGAADRVTESDSGGFPLTRTNENFDAERREQIGDVPSTFTDEATRQFLKGADAAMGAVLKSDPRPLYVAGEAAALSLLDDVGTVSRGATGRVPHGGLASGPGDAVWQAVRPVLEERAENEVSGVLEDLDRARGRRAFAAGLDEIHQNVESGRVALLAVEENYRETVRESGGHLVPAEPGDLDAVTDVVDEIVERSLDTGAQVRFVPDGTLAEVGGIASALRY, encoded by the coding sequence ATGTATCCCTCTCTCACCTCCGATGTCCTTGCCCAGTTGCGCCGGCAGCGCCGCTATCCGGCGGTGTCGGTGCTGATGCCCACGCACCGACGCGATCCGGACAAGGCGCAGGATCCCGTCCGGCTGCGCAATCTCATGACCGAGGCGAAGGAGCGGCTCGAAGCCGATCCGGCCGTCACGCGGGACACCCGGATCGACGTCACGCAGCAGCTCGACATGGCGATGAGCGAGATCGATCTGGTGCACGCCGAGGACGGGCTGGTCATCTTCGCCGCGCCGGGAGAGCACGAGGTGTGGATGGTGGGGCGCAGCGTGCCCGAGCGCGTCGTGCTGTCGGACACGTATCTGACCCGCAACCTCGTGTCGGCTCAGGCCGTCGAGCGGCCCTTCTGGGTGCTGGCGGTGTCGGCCGACTGCGTCAGCCTGTGGAGCGGCGCGGCCGACCGCGTCACCGAGTCGGACTCCGGAGGCTTCCCGCTGACCCGGACCAACGAGAACTTCGACGCCGAGCGCCGCGAGCAGATCGGGGATGTGCCCAGCACCTTCACGGACGAGGCGACCCGCCAGTTCCTGAAGGGGGCGGACGCGGCCATGGGTGCCGTACTGAAGTCCGACCCCCGGCCGCTGTACGTCGCCGGGGAGGCGGCCGCGCTGTCGCTCCTCGACGATGTCGGGACCGTGTCCAGGGGCGCCACCGGGCGCGTGCCGCACGGCGGGCTCGCGTCGGGGCCCGGCGACGCCGTATGGCAGGCGGTCAGGCCGGTCCTCGAGGAGCGTGCGGAGAACGAGGTCTCCGGCGTGCTCGAGGACCTGGACCGGGCCCGCGGCCGGCGGGCGTTCGCCGCCGGTCTCGACGAGATCCACCAGAACGTGGAGTCCGGCCGGGTGGCGCTGCTCGCCGTGGAGGAGAACTACCGGGAGACGGTGCGCGAGTCCGGCGGACACCTCGTGCCTGCGGAGCCCGGGGACCTGGACGCCGTGACGGACGTCGTCGACGAGATCGTCGAGCGGTCGCTGGACACGGGCGCGCAAGTGCGGTTCGTGCCCGACGGCACGCTCGCCGAGGTGGGCGGTATCGCGAGCGCCCTGCGCTACTGA
- the dhaK gene encoding dihydroxyacetone kinase subunit DhaK: protein MRMLINVPETVVADGLRGLAAAHPELRVDVENRVVVRGDAPVAGKVGLVSGGGSGHEPLHGGFVGPGMLSAACPGEVFTSPVPDQMARAAAAVDSGAGVLFIVKNYTGDVLNFDMAAELAEDEGVQVAKVLVNDDVAVVDSLYTAGRRGTGATLFVEKIAGAAAEEGAPLERVEAIGREVNARSRSFGVALSAVTTPAKGSPTFDLPSGELELGIGIHGEPGRERRAMMTSREIADFAVDAVLEDLKPSTPVLVLVNGMGATPLLELYGFNAEVHRVLGERGVPVARTLVGNYVTSLDMAGCSVSVCAMDEELLRLWDAPVQTPALRWGR, encoded by the coding sequence ATGAGGATGCTCATCAATGTCCCCGAGACGGTCGTCGCGGACGGCCTGCGGGGGCTGGCCGCCGCCCATCCCGAGCTGAGGGTCGACGTAGAGAACCGGGTCGTCGTACGGGGCGACGCGCCCGTGGCCGGCAAGGTGGGGCTGGTGTCCGGCGGCGGGTCCGGGCACGAGCCGCTGCACGGGGGTTTCGTGGGGCCGGGAATGCTCTCGGCGGCCTGCCCCGGGGAGGTCTTCACCTCGCCCGTGCCCGACCAGATGGCGCGGGCCGCGGCCGCCGTGGACAGCGGCGCAGGGGTGCTCTTCATCGTCAAGAACTACACCGGTGACGTCCTCAACTTCGACATGGCCGCCGAGCTGGCCGAGGACGAGGGCGTCCAGGTCGCCAAGGTGCTGGTGAACGACGACGTGGCGGTCGTGGACAGCCTGTACACGGCGGGCCGGCGCGGGACCGGGGCGACGCTGTTCGTCGAGAAGATCGCGGGCGCGGCGGCCGAGGAGGGCGCGCCGCTGGAGCGCGTCGAGGCCATCGGCCGTGAGGTGAACGCACGGTCGCGGAGCTTCGGCGTCGCCCTCAGCGCCGTGACGACTCCCGCCAAGGGCAGCCCGACCTTCGATCTGCCCTCCGGGGAGCTGGAGCTGGGCATCGGCATCCACGGTGAGCCGGGCCGGGAGCGGCGGGCCATGATGACGTCGCGGGAGATCGCGGACTTCGCCGTGGACGCCGTGCTGGAGGACCTGAAGCCGTCGACCCCCGTCCTGGTGCTCGTCAACGGGATGGGCGCGACGCCGCTGCTGGAGCTGTACGGCTTCAACGCGGAGGTGCACCGGGTGCTCGGCGAGCGGGGCGTGCCGGTGGCCCGCACGCTCGTCGGCAACTATGTGACCTCGCTCGACATGGCCGGCTGTTCGGTGTCGGTGTGCGCGATGGACGAGGAACTGCTGCGGCTGTGGGACGCGCCGGTGCAGACGCCCGCGCTGCGCTGGGGGCGCTGA
- the dhaL gene encoding dihydroxyacetone kinase subunit DhaL, which translates to MLDTTFFRRWMSATAAAVEREAGRLTELDSAIGDADHGSNMQRGFAAVTAVLEKEAPQTPGAVLALSGRHLISTVGGASGPLYGTLLRRTGKALGDAAEVSREQLADALRAGVAAVAQLGGAQAGDKTMLDALEPAAAALGESFAAAREAADEGAVATVPMLARKGRASYLGERSIGHQDPGATSSALLIAALEEAAR; encoded by the coding sequence GTGCTGGACACCACGTTCTTCCGCAGGTGGATGTCGGCCACCGCCGCCGCCGTGGAGCGCGAGGCCGGCCGGCTGACCGAGCTCGACTCGGCGATCGGCGACGCGGATCACGGCAGCAACATGCAGCGCGGCTTCGCCGCCGTGACGGCCGTGCTGGAGAAGGAGGCACCGCAGACTCCGGGGGCCGTACTGGCCCTGTCCGGGCGGCACTTGATCTCGACGGTCGGAGGGGCGTCCGGGCCGCTGTACGGGACGCTGCTGCGGCGCACGGGCAAGGCGCTGGGCGATGCGGCGGAGGTGTCGCGGGAGCAGCTCGCGGACGCGCTGCGGGCGGGTGTCGCCGCGGTGGCGCAGCTGGGCGGGGCGCAGGCCGGCGACAAGACGATGCTGGACGCCCTGGAGCCGGCCGCAGCCGCGCTGGGCGAGTCGTTCGCGGCCGCGCGGGAGGCCGCCGATGAGGGCGCGGTCGCGACCGTGCCGATGCTGGCGCGCAAGGGCCGGGCGAGCTATCTGGGCGAGCGCAGCATCGGGCACCAGGACCCGGGGGCGACGTCGTCGGCGCTGCTGATCGCGGCTCTCGAGGAGGCGGCGCGATGA
- the dhaM gene encoding dihydroxyacetone kinase phosphoryl donor subunit DhaM: MSTGEPVGIVLVSHSAQVAASVVELARGLAGGAESVPVAPAGGTEDGRLGTSPELVARAVYDVDRGAGVAVLADLGSAVLTVKSLLAEGDELPEGTRLVDAPFVEGAVAAVVTAAAGADLDAVEAAAQEAYSYHKV; the protein is encoded by the coding sequence ATGAGTACGGGCGAGCCGGTCGGCATCGTCCTGGTCTCGCACAGCGCACAGGTCGCGGCGTCCGTCGTGGAGCTGGCCCGAGGGCTGGCGGGCGGTGCCGAGAGCGTGCCCGTCGCGCCGGCGGGCGGCACCGAGGACGGCCGGCTGGGCACCAGCCCGGAGCTGGTCGCGCGGGCGGTGTACGACGTCGACCGGGGCGCGGGCGTGGCCGTGCTGGCCGACCTCGGCAGTGCGGTGCTGACGGTGAAGTCGCTGCTGGCCGAGGGCGACGAGCTGCCGGAAGGGACCCGGCTCGTGGACGCACCGTTCGTCGAGGGCGCGGTCGCCGCCGTCGTCACGGCGGCGGCGGGCGCCGATCTGGACGCGGTGGAGGCGGCGGCCCAGGAGGCGTACTCGTACCACAAGGTGTGA
- a CDS encoding FAD-dependent oxidoreductase: MTPTPYPHLLSPLDLGFTTLPNRVLMGSMHIGLEEAENGFERMAAFYAARARGGVGLIVTGGIAPNEAGRPYDGGAKLTTEAEAAQHRAVTDAVHAEGGRIALQILHFGRYAYHPQLVAPSALQAPISPFQPHALTGTEVEQTVDDYVRTAELAKSAGYDGVEIMGSEGYLINEFIARATNRREDRWGGSYANRTRFPREIVRRTRERVGEDFIIVYRLSMLDLVPGGSSLDEVVALAKEIEAAGATIINTGIGWHEARIPTIATSVPRGAYTWVTQRLMGSVSVPLVTSNRINTPEVAERLLAEGRADMVSMARPFLADPEFVAKAREGRAETINTCIGCNQACLDHTFSGKITSCLVNPRACHETELVLSPTRLRKRLAVVGAGPAGLAFAVSAAERGHEVTLFDAADEIGGQLNVAKRVPGKEEFEETLRYFRTQLELHGVDVKLGTWVTPALLTGYDEIVVATGVSPRTPGIEGVGHPSVVSYLDVLRDGAEVGERVAVVGAGGIGFDVAEFLTDGGERASLDPETYFRQWGVDTGYAEPGGLRAPQRPKPPRTVHLLQRKTTKVGAGLGRTTGWIHRAELRHRGVTMVAGATYDRIDDDGLHITVDGVRSTLAVDTVVLCAGQEPQRELYEELKAAGRTVHLIGGADVAAELDAKRAIDQGTRLAAAV; encoded by the coding sequence ATGACCCCGACCCCGTATCCGCATCTGCTGAGCCCGCTCGACCTCGGGTTCACCACGCTCCCCAACCGGGTGCTGATGGGCTCGATGCACATCGGCCTGGAGGAGGCGGAGAACGGCTTCGAGCGGATGGCCGCCTTCTACGCGGCCCGTGCGCGCGGTGGCGTCGGCCTGATCGTGACCGGCGGCATCGCCCCGAACGAGGCCGGACGCCCGTACGACGGCGGCGCCAAGCTCACCACAGAGGCGGAAGCGGCGCAGCACCGGGCGGTGACCGACGCGGTGCACGCCGAGGGCGGCCGGATCGCCCTGCAGATCCTGCACTTCGGCCGTTACGCGTACCATCCGCAGCTCGTCGCGCCGAGCGCGCTCCAGGCCCCGATCAGTCCGTTCCAGCCGCACGCCCTGACCGGCACCGAGGTCGAGCAGACGGTCGACGACTACGTGCGCACGGCGGAACTGGCGAAGTCCGCCGGATACGACGGCGTCGAGATCATGGGCTCCGAGGGCTATCTCATCAACGAGTTCATCGCGAGGGCCACCAACCGGCGGGAAGACCGCTGGGGCGGCTCGTACGCGAACCGGACCCGCTTCCCGCGCGAGATCGTCCGCCGCACCCGTGAGCGCGTCGGCGAGGACTTCATCATCGTCTACCGGCTCTCGATGCTCGACCTGGTGCCGGGCGGCTCGTCGCTCGACGAGGTCGTGGCCCTCGCCAAGGAGATCGAGGCGGCCGGTGCGACGATCATCAACACCGGAATCGGCTGGCACGAGGCCCGTATCCCGACCATCGCGACCTCCGTGCCGCGCGGCGCGTACACCTGGGTCACGCAGAGGCTGATGGGATCGGTGTCGGTGCCGCTCGTCACCAGCAACCGCATCAACACGCCCGAGGTGGCCGAGCGGCTGCTCGCCGAGGGGCGCGCCGACATGGTGTCGATGGCACGGCCGTTCCTGGCCGACCCCGAGTTCGTGGCCAAGGCGCGCGAGGGGCGCGCCGAGACCATCAACACCTGCATCGGCTGCAACCAGGCATGCCTCGACCACACCTTCAGCGGGAAGATCACCTCCTGTCTGGTCAACCCGCGCGCCTGCCACGAGACCGAGCTGGTCCTCTCCCCCACCCGGCTGCGCAAGCGCCTCGCCGTCGTCGGCGCCGGCCCTGCGGGTCTCGCCTTCGCGGTGTCCGCGGCCGAACGCGGGCACGAGGTGACCCTCTTCGACGCCGCGGACGAGATCGGCGGACAGCTCAACGTCGCCAAGCGGGTGCCGGGCAAGGAGGAGTTCGAGGAGACGCTGCGGTACTTCCGTACGCAGCTGGAGCTGCACGGCGTGGACGTGAAGCTCGGCACCTGGGTCACCCCCGCACTGCTCACCGGGTACGACGAGATCGTCGTCGCCACCGGGGTCTCCCCCCGCACGCCGGGCATCGAGGGCGTCGGCCATCCGAGCGTCGTCAGCTACCTCGACGTGCTGCGCGACGGCGCCGAGGTCGGCGAGCGGGTCGCCGTCGTCGGCGCGGGCGGAATCGGCTTCGACGTGGCGGAGTTCCTCACGGACGGCGGCGAGCGGGCGAGCCTCGACCCGGAGACGTACTTCCGGCAGTGGGGCGTCGACACCGGCTATGCGGAGCCGGGCGGGCTGCGCGCCCCGCAGCGCCCGAAGCCGCCGCGCACGGTGCACCTGCTCCAGCGCAAGACGACGAAGGTCGGCGCGGGCCTCGGCAGGACCACGGGCTGGATCCACCGCGCGGAGCTCAGGCACCGGGGCGTCACGATGGTCGCCGGCGCCACGTACGACCGGATCGACGACGACGGTCTGCACATCACCGTCGACGGTGTGCGCTCGACGCTCGCCGTGGACACGGTCGTGCTGTGCGCGGGGCAGGAGCCGCAGCGGGAGCTGTACGAGGAGCTGAAGGCGGCGGGGCGCACCGTCCATCTCATCGGCGGCGCGGACGTGGCGGCCGAGCTGGACGCCAAGCGCGCCATCGACCAGGGCACCCGGCTGGCGGCGGCGGTCTAG
- a CDS encoding PadR family transcriptional regulator yields MSLPHAILTALLEKPSSGLELTHRFDRSIGYFWSATHQQIYRELGKLEEAGFIRALPSPGPTRGRKKEYEVLAAGRAELTAWVGSSEDPKPIRDALLLRLRAAAVVGTEGLEAELRRHLALHEGQLAEYEEIEKRHFPPERDTAEDRLRHVVLRGGIDLERFWIEWLAHALAELGRPPNSR; encoded by the coding sequence ATGTCCCTCCCGCACGCGATCCTCACCGCCCTGCTCGAGAAGCCGTCGTCCGGTCTTGAGCTGACCCACCGCTTCGACCGGTCGATCGGCTACTTCTGGTCCGCCACGCACCAGCAGATCTACCGCGAGCTGGGCAAGCTGGAGGAGGCGGGGTTCATCCGCGCCCTGCCGTCGCCGGGGCCCACGCGCGGCCGGAAGAAGGAGTACGAGGTGCTGGCGGCCGGGCGGGCGGAGCTCACCGCGTGGGTGGGCAGCTCCGAGGACCCGAAGCCGATCAGGGACGCGCTGCTGCTGCGGCTGCGGGCTGCCGCGGTGGTGGGGACGGAGGGCCTGGAGGCGGAGCTGCGGCGCCATCTCGCCCTGCACGAGGGGCAGCTGGCCGAGTACGAGGAGATCGAGAAGCGGCACTTCCCGCCGGAGCGGGACACGGCGGAGGACCGGCTGCGCCATGTCGTCCTGCGCGGCGGGATCGATCTGGAGCGGTTCTGGATCGAGTGGCTCGCCCATGCGCTGGCGGAGCTGGGCCGCCCGCCGAACAGCCGCTAG
- a CDS encoding GNAT family N-acetyltransferase translates to MPVLQRLRADHAPALLAFERESRAYFAASVPDRGDDYFARFDERHSALLAEQATGLCHFHLLVGGDGEVLGRVNLVDVADGAAELGYRIAAHAAGRGLATAAVGQVCALAAAEYGLTALRAVTTLDNAGSRSVLARTGFTRDGELLVDGRPGLRYVRTLP, encoded by the coding sequence ATGCCCGTACTCCAGCGCCTGCGCGCCGACCACGCACCCGCTCTGCTCGCCTTCGAGCGGGAGAGCCGGGCCTACTTCGCCGCGTCCGTGCCGGACCGCGGTGACGACTACTTCGCCCGTTTCGACGAACGGCACAGTGCGCTGCTCGCCGAACAGGCCACCGGGCTCTGCCACTTCCACCTGCTCGTCGGCGGTGACGGTGAGGTGCTCGGTCGCGTCAACCTCGTCGACGTGGCAGACGGCGCCGCCGAGCTCGGGTACCGGATCGCCGCACACGCCGCCGGCCGGGGCCTGGCCACGGCAGCCGTCGGCCAGGTGTGCGCGCTGGCCGCCGCGGAGTACGGCCTGACCGCGCTGCGGGCGGTCACGACGCTCGACAACGCCGGTTCGCGCTCGGTCCTGGCCCGTACGGGGTTCACCCGGGACGGGGAGCTCCTGGTGGACGGCCGCCCGGGCCTGCGGTACGTGCGGACCCTTCCCTGA